The genomic interval TCTCTACCTGAAGGATATGTGGAAGGAAATATTGTTAAATATAATGATGTGAATATAACTAATGGAACTACTTCATTAAGAATTATAGAATACAATGATAACAATATTCAAGAGCATATTGATAAATATGTGAACTATAGCACTAATCATAATTATTCTACAAAAATTAATAATTTTAATGTTGATGGTATGAATGTATATAAATCTGAAATTATACAAAATAATAAAACATTCCATTATTGGTTTATTAAAAAAGATAAAGTTTATGAAATTGTAACATGGGATGGAAATAGTTACACTGATAATACTGTATTTAATTTAATTAAATCAAATTAATTTCTTTTTTCACTATTTTGAAAAAACATGTTAGTAGAATAGTGATTATCAAAATGTTAGCTCTTTGCAGATTTCTTTGGTTTTTTCTATTTTTCAGGGTGTTCATCAAAAATCTAAAATTAATTTTTGAAACTAATTAAAAATACTTCAATTCAAAAACAAAGAAAAATTTGCATCAAAAAAAAATTACTTTTGGAGGACACTCTAATACAAAAAAATATTTTTTTGCAAAAAATCAATAAAAGAATCTGCAAAATTATTAACTTATTATTTTTCAAAACAAATTAAAGTTATACATTATTCTAAAAATTATTATATAAATTTATTTTAATAAAATTTTTGAGAATAACTAAAATTTTATCAGTACTCATTGGATTATGAGGAAAGTCTTTATACTCATGATAATAATGTACATTTAAATTATCTTTAAATTGAGGAATAAACATGACATTTTCTATAAATGGCATTGCATGATATTTAATATCATACTTTGAACATGCATTAACATAATATGTAATAGAAGGCATATAATTTTCTTTTTTGAATAATTTTATTAAATCTAACCTATAATCTATTTTATCAGTTATTTCAGATTTATTTAGTCTAAATGAATTTTCTAAAAATTTAAAAAGTCTATTTATGTGTGTTTCATAAAAATTAAATATAGAAAATTGAGAGTTATTAACTACACATTTTGAACCTTTTATTAAAGTAGCTAATATTATAGATACAAATCCACCTCCTGAACTTGCAAAAAATAGAATATTCTCATTAATTATTTCCTGATTTTTAGCTAATTTTTGAATAATTAAGGATATATTTTCAGCATACCACTGATTTTTATCACCTACACACCAACCTAATGTTATTTCTTTATCATAATAAAAAATAGGATCTGAAAAAGCAATGAATGATTCCTCAAAATATTTAAACCATGACCATCTGTCAAAATACGGAGGTTTAATTAATTCCCCTTGACTTGTTCTTTTGTTCCTATCTTGTGCACCAGGAGCACAACAAATTAAATTATTATTATTACTTGAAAATTTTATAATAAAATTATATTTAACATGATTATAATTAACTTCTAAAGAAAAAGGTTCATCCATTATAAATTTATAATTATCTAATTCCTCAAAATCAACATTAATTTTAATTAAATTTTTCATATTGTTCCCTTTAATATATAATTTATTGTTTAATTATTGTATGTTATTGTTATAATATTTATTCATTATTTGCTCTTTCAAAAACTTGTGTGATTTTTTTATTTTCATTTTTTATGTTCCAATAGTTTAGTTTTAGCATGAATCGGCTTAAAAGACCTGATTTTATTTTCATTGTTCTTTTTATGTGTTTTGGGAATACTTTTTGGAAGATGTTTTCGATTTTTATTATTCGTGGATTGAATATTCGTGTTTTCAAGGTGGTTCGTTAATTTTTTGAAGTAAATGGATGATGAATTTTCCATTAGGATTTTGTTTGTGAAGTTGTTTTGAGGGTATTTTTTATCAATTAAGATATCACGTGGTTTTTTAGCATCATTGAGTGTTTCTGCATCCAGTATTTTTATAAAATATCTTGTTTTAAATCGGTTAGGATTTCTTTTTCTTCGTCTGTTAGTTGGTTTTTTATCTAAAATATTTAGGGGTCTGAATTTTTTAGTTTTCAGATAATTGTTGTATGGCTGTTTTTGAGTTGAATCCTTGCGATATGATTAGTGCTCCTAAAAATACATTTAGATATACTGTTTTTTCAACTGATTCAGGTGTGTATTTGTGTATTTGCCTCATGTTGAGGCCTTGTTTGAGTAATTTGAAGAAATCTTCAATTTACCCCTTATTGGTTTGAATTTTTTTCCAGTTGTCTAGTTTTTTTAGTAATTCGTGTTTTAAGTTGTTGTAAAATCTTTTTTCGGTCAAGATTTTCTTTGTTTTCTTAAATACATGTAATGGGTAGGATAATTGATTATCTAGTTTGGTTCTTTTGAAATTGTCTCTTGGAAAAAATGAAAGGAACGATTTTATATTTGCTAATTCCTATTTGATAGTTTTTTATAGCTGTAATAACCTTTGTCAAAAATTATTGTGTCTCTTTTTTGAATTATACGTCTTTTTTGGAGATTTTCCATAACGGTGTCAAAAAGTTTTGCATCATTTGGGGGCTCCAGAATGGATTAAAATACAAACGGGATTCATACTATCGTAATCAATGACAACAGTTGCTTTAAATCCAATATAAAATCCTTTTGATGATGAATAACTCCATTTTAAATTCAAAGTTTCTAGATGTTCTTTTTTCTTTTTATTTCTGTAGAAATTAAAATCTAAGTCCACTGGTGTGGCATCCACTATAAAAGTCTTTTTTCCTCTTCTTTTAACACGATTTCTTGAATTTAAAATGCGATTTAACGCTTTAATGAGATTATCAGAGTTCTGAAGTGATAAAAGTTTTGTAAACCTGATCAGCACTCCAAACTTCAGAAATATTAAAGTATTTACGAAGCTTTTCTTTAGATTCAAGCTCACTTAAGATGAATGGAATATCTAAACCAAAGAACATGCTGATAAATATAATTTTAAAACTAAATACTTGTTAATTCAAGTTTTTAAAGCCAAATGAAGCTAAAATTTCAGAAGTTTCTCGGGAATCCATAATTTTAAATATTTCTTTCAACAAAATGTAATTTGGGTCTTTAATATCTAAATTTAATCTGTGTTTCATTTTTATCACTAAATAAACTTATGTAACACATAATATTTAAATTTATCGATATTAAGACCCTTTTTATTAAAATTAACACTAACAAAAATGTATTTTTACAAACCATACGAAATAAATGAAAAAAATACGAAAAATAGAACAAATTAAGCCGAATTTTAATCAAAAAAATTCAGACCCCTAAAATATTCTTTAAATCTTTTGTTTATGTTTTGTTTTACATGGAAATTTGCAGAAAATGATGTTTTACTTTTAGTTTTATCTAATTGCTTCTCGATATATCGTGTTTTAAGTCCTGTTCCTATTGATATTTTCTTTTGATTTCTTAGTGATTCGTTTAAGAATTGATAAAAGGGGGTTTTGGAATCCTCTGATTCGATTAAATTTTGACTGAAACTATAAGTATTCAGTTTTAACGTCGAAATAATGTTAAAAACATAAATATCCAAATTCCATTTATTTTAACCCAAAGACTGTCAAATAAGTAATAACCAGAATAAGTCCGATTTTAATTAGTCAAATTGAATAATTTAGATGCCAATAATAATGTTTTTCTATGCTTTGATGTGAAATTTCAATGTATGTGTTTGATTGTTTTAAGTCAAATCGTATTTTTTATGGAGTCCATGTTCCATTAAATTTGGATATAAATTTTCAATACAATTAAATAACAGGTATATGTAATATTCGAATTAGAATAAACAAGGTGAACGATAAAATCAGTATAAGAAGACTTTACCCCATTTTTTTGCATTTTATATTTTTGAATAGTGTATGTTTGTTCTCCAATTCTTAAAAAAATTAGTTTTCTTTCGTAAGTTTCCCATTTTTTAACAAGTATTTTTTTGACTTGCAACTTGGACAAATTACTAATTTTATTTTTCAAAATAAGTTTTACCCATTTGTTTCCAGTCTAATAAGATTATCCTCAATATTTTCACAACCAAATCGGGAAAAGATCATCAGATTGATGGAATTCAGAAAACTCTGCAATAAAATCGGAAAGTTTATATTCTTTTAACTCCATACAATCATATGGAGCTTTAATATTCTTATTAATCATATTAATATTTAAGTTCCACCTTATATATTAATTTTACTACTTCTAAATTAAAAATAAAGAAAAAATAGAACGAAAAAAAATCGTGCCTCAAAAACTAGTGAAAATCCAAATCACACAAGTTTTTTGAAAGAGCCACTATAAATGAAAAAATACATTAAAAACACAAGCAAAAACCTGCCATTCCATACTAAAATGGCATAATCTTCTGGAATACAATATACATTAAAAATAGACATGGAAAGTGCAATATATATAATAAAAAGAAGATTGGGTGTCCGCCAAAAATCTAAAATTAATTTTTGTAACTGATTAAAAGTACTTCAATTCAAAAACAAAGAAAAATTTGCATTGAAAAAATTACTTTTGGCGGACACTCGATTCAATAAAAAAATTATAATGGAAGCATAAAACTCAAAAATGTATATATAACATTTACATAACAATACAAATATTTTAAATGATGGTTTCTACAAGATTATAAAAAATATCAAAACTCAATTATTTAAAATCCAATTATAAACTCTTTCACAATTCTTTTTATCATTAAATTTAAAAAAATTTTCAACATTACATTTATATTTATATTCCATTTGGCAATTATTTTCTAAATAAAACTTAATTTTTTCAATCAACAGATTTTCATCAGAAATTACTTCACCAAATCCCATTGTTTCATAATCAAAATAACCCTCATCATAATGATAATCATTATTATCTTGGTAATAAATAACTGGCTTTTTTAAATAAGCAAAATCAAAAAATACTGATGAATAATCTGTGATAAGTATTGCAGATTCATTAAACAAATCTTGATAAGATTCATTAATAGATATATAAACATCATTATCAACATTTAATAAATCAAGATATTCCATTAATTCGGCATGAGGTTTGAATACTAATTTATAGTCATTTTTATTTAATAACTCCAATAATTCTTTATTATTTAAAAAATTATTCAAAGTTTCATAATATTTAGAATTTAAGAAAAGATCTTCACTTTCCAATTGTAATCTCCAAGTAGGCATGAATAATACTTGCTTTTTCACATTCCAATTTGTTAAATTATCATACCTGGGAAATCCTAATACTTGAACTACATCATCATCATAATTATAACCCTCACTTAAAAAAGAATCTCTTTCTAATTCTGAAACAGTTACTATTAATGATAAATTTTGATTATATTTCTTAATAAATCTAGAGATATTATCTTTGGTTACTCCATGCTGTAAAAAAAACTCTTTGCGAAGTAATTAAACCATCAAATAAATCTTTATTATAGTTAAAAAAAGGATTTATAAAATCTTCATTAACATAAGATGAAATAATTTTTTCAGCATACAAATATAAAAATCTATGTTTTAAGCTAGAAAAAGATATTACATTCTTATTCTCATTTTTCATATCATTAAATGAATTACTATCCTTATTTAATACAAAAAATTTTTTAACATCATCATCTTGATTAATTGCATATTTAAAAAGATGTTTTGCATTATCATCTGCAAAATCTGGACGATCAGAAAAAATCCAAATTTTCTTATTAGAAAATAAAGGATATAAAATGTAATATGCTAATCTTATAAAAATAGAACTTAAAAAGAAATTTGGTTTATCCTTAATAGTTTTTTTAATATTACTAAACTCATAACGTAACATTGAAGAATATTTATAAGGTAAAATAAAAAGTTTAGAATATTTAAAAAGAACAATATAATGTTTTTTACTAATACATGCACTAAAATCAGACAGTCTTACACCATAATTTAAACCCAGACTGGATTCAAAAGAAAATAAATGTTCATCATCCTGATAATTTACAACAAATCTTAACTTAGAACTTTCATTTTTAACTAATGGAATTTTTACATCAAAATTATATGGAAATATCCAATCAAATCCTAAAAATGTCCTATTTTTACGTTCAAAAGAATTATATTTTTTATATTGGCAAAAATATTCTTTATCATGCTTTTCACTTTCTTTAATAACTTTTATCGAAATATTCTGATTTGGAAAATTAGTTAAAAAAATCCCAGAAATATTTAATATATCCTTTTTTATATCAATTATATCTAACCAAATTTTATGTCTACTTAATTTATCAACATTATGTGTGCCCACATTCAATAACACAGAACCATCATCATCTAAAGAGATATATTTTTCTTCACCAAGCAAATACAGAAAGAATGGTTTAACATCATTAAGAATATTTTTATTTCCATAGACAACATTAGTACTTATAAAACCTAAAACATAATATAAACAATCCCAAAATTCTTGAACTTCAATTTCAGTTTCCAAAACATCTAAATTAGGTAATTTCAATAACCATTGTAAATCATAAGCCATTAAATATTGGATAAATTTAGGAATGTTGCCTTCTTTAGATAAACAGTAATCTATTATATTGCAATAAAAACTTTTTAATCTATCTGTAAAATACTCTTTTTTAGAATTTATTGTGTCAACTGTAGAATTTCTTAAATTCCTCTGCCTATAATAATATTTACATGTATTTAAAATAGCATACTTCTTTTTATCTAACAATATTTTATTAATTACTAAAGCATCTTCTAAATTAACAAGGTTAATGTCAAATTTATAATCTCTGATTGCATCAGATTTAATAAATGAAGAAGATGAAGACAACAAAGGATTATTTGGATCTTCAATTAAATCAATTATTTTATTTTCATTAAATTTATAATTTAATCTATGAGGCTTATTAACTCTTTCAAATAAAATCATAGGTATTGCAAGTATATCAATTTCATCAAAATGATTTTCAAAAAAATTATAAACTTCTTCTAAAGTATTATTAGATAAATAATCATCACTATCTAAAAAATTCACATATTTCCCAGTGGCATATTTTAATCCTAAATTACGTGCACTAGCTTGGCCACCATTCTCTTTAGACAATACTAAAATATTATCTGGAAAGTCTTTTTGATACTGCAAAGCAATTTCTAATGAATTATCTGAACTACCATCATCAACAAGAATTAACTGAGTATTTTTTTCAAAATCAAAAGATTGATCAATAATTGAATCAATAGCTTCATTTAAGTATTTTTCCGCATTATAAACTGCAATAATTATAGAAAATTTAAAATTATATTTCATTTATCTAACAACATCCTAATAATAAAATCTATTTTTACGTTTGTTTTTAATAAACAGTTTTTCGAGAAAATCTAACCTTTCATCTACAGTTAAATCTTTTAGAATTTTATCTATATTGTCCATTGCCAAGGTTTCATTAAGCACAAAATCATAATGGAAAATATCACTTTTATATGATGAAAAATTCATTGTATCCTCAACATTATAACTACCTGTGAACTCTTTTGTAAAGAAAACATTGTCATTAAACACCTTAATTGGATTACCCATAACATAATTATTTGAATGAACCTTACAATATGGTGATAAAAAACTATGAACAGCAACAATGGCTCCTGAACCCACATGAACACCCCGAGAGATATACGAAAAATGATCTATCCAGACATGGTCGCCTATGAAAATACTTTCTGAAAAATTAATTCTTTTCTTAGTATTAAAATCATAAATTGCACGTGTATCACAAGTTCTAATAGTTACATCATTACCTATAATACAATCATCACCAATAATTAAATTTTGATGTTCTTGAATATTAATATTAAATTTAGAACCAATTTCATTATTTTTTCCTAAAAAAATAGTAGAATCACTGCGAACAAATACCATCAATTTATAATCATGTTTTGTATAGGAAAGATAAATTATTGAATTATTTCCTTGAAAAACAATATTAGAATTTACCAGATTAATAGTGCCCTCACATACTAAAATATTATTTCTCCCATGAAACTGAATTTCAGAATTAATCAAATCTGGAGCACCAATCAATTTGTTATTAGTTAAATTTTTAACATCATCCAATTTTTTAACTAATTCCACTTCTAAACCTCCATTGATAAAATTTTATAATACATTTATACTATTAATAATATATATTTATCATATTATTAAAGTATTGATTATTAAACTAATCATGCATTAAATTTAAATAAAAAATTACTAAATAAACTTAAGTCAAATATTACAAATGATTTTAAATGGGTGTAAATATGGTTAGTGAATTTACAGTATTTGGTTCATGTACTTGCAGAGATATCTTTAATAGTACGATTAATAAAAACTATAAAGATTATTTCCATATAAATCCCTCAGGAATTAGAGTATCATACATTAGTTTAATGCATCCACCAGTTGACTACACAGAAGAATCATTGATAATACATCCTGAAACAAAAAAAAACATTAACTTCAGCAATTGGATTAAACAAGATTTAGATAAAAGTTTTTTAAATGAACTTAAAAAAAATAAATCAGAATATCTTATTATAGATACTTATTACGATGTTAATTTCGGCATTATTGAATTTGAAAATAAAAATTATATTACAAACAATTTACATATTGATAAAACTGAATTCTATAAAAACCTAAATTATAAAAAAGTAATGACAATTCAATCTAATAAAAATGAATATTTAAAATTATGGAAGGAAAATTGTAATCTATTTTTTAATTTTTTAGAAAAATATTGTCCTGATACTAAAATCATATTAAATCCCACCAGACATGTTACTAATTTAATCAGAGCAGATGGAACAATATCTGAAATGGGCATATATAAAAAGATAAGTGAAAAATATAACCCATATAGAGATTTATTAGACAGTCATATTATTGAAAATTTCAATGTTGATGTATTATATTTTGATGAAAACACTCTTGCATCCGAAAATAGTATTTGGGGTGCTTCATCATTACATTATAATACCTCATATTTTATGGATGTTACAAAACAATTGAATGAATTTATAAAAAGAAACAAAATATTAGATAATGCAAATGAAAAAAGATTAAATAATTTATTTAAAAAACAAAACAGAAATTTGTTAACATTTAAAATCCAATTAAATAACAATGAGAAAATTAACAAAATAGTGCATAAATTCAAACAAAACAATACCTATAAAAACCTTCTGAAAAATAATAATGAAATAACAAATAATATCACAGAATTAAAAGACATATTAACTTCGAATGAATATGCATTTTTAAATTCTATAAATAACAGTAAATTATCACAAATCAAACAATTAAAATTGAAATAAATGTATAACAATCGTAAAACCTTATACGATAAACTATAAAATTAAATATGGCTATTTCAAAAACTTGTGTGATAACTAATTTTTCGGTTAATCAATTCATTTAAATTTTTCAAAATAACAGATTAATTAGCTTTAAATTATAAAAATAACTCCAAAATATTAAGAAAATGTTTTGAATAAAAAACTTGCAGATATTTAAATCACACAAGTTTTTGAAAGTGCCTTAAATATTCTTAATTACATTAATATATATCTTAAAATAAAATATTAAATAATTAATATAGAAATTATGAAAATGTGGGATTTATGAGTTTAATCAAAGAAAATGAAATTTTTTTATTTGAAGAGATTGTTAAAAAAAATTTTGCTTCAAAATATAAAGGTTCAGTATTAGGAATATTATGGAGTGTATTAAAACCATTACTCATCATGATTTTGTTAACAATAATCTTTTCTACTCTATTTGGAGGCAGTATTAAGAATTATCCTGTTTATTTTTTGTCTGCAAAATGTATTTTTGATTTTTTTACTGCTGGAACTAATAGTGCTATGAATGCGATCAAAGGAAATAAGAATATATTGAAAAGAACTGCTGCTCCTAAACATGCTTTTGTATTAGGAAGCATTATCGCAGAGTTTATCAACTTTTTAATCACATTAGTTATTTTAGTGGCAGTCATGATTGTAACAAAAGCACCATTTAATATTAATACAATCCCTTTCACAATATTGCCGATTATATCATTATTAATGATGATTACAGGCATTGGATTTATATTATCCATATTATGTGTTTATTATACAGATATACAACATTTATGGAGTGTTGTAACATTAATGGCCATGTATGCATCTGCAATATTTTATCCAATGGATATTATTCCAGAACCCTACCATCAATATATGATTTTAAATCCTATTTTTTGGATTATTGATCAATTTAGACATATGACACTATGGCAAAGTAT from Methanobrevibacter gottschalkii DSM 11977 carries:
- a CDS encoding CDP-glycerol glycerophosphotransferase family protein, yielding MSRFIKKYNQNLSLIVTVSELERDSFLSEGYNYDDDVVQVLGFPRYDNLTNWNVKKQVLFMPTWRLQLESEDLFLNSKYYETLNNFLNNKELLELLNKNDYKLVFKPHAELMEYLDLLNVDNDVYISINESYQDLFNESAILITDYSSVFFDFAYLKKPVIYYQDNNDYHYDEGYFDYETMGFGEVISDENLLIEKIKFYLENNCQMEYKYKCNVENFFKFNDKKNCERVYNWILNN
- a CDS encoding bifunctional glycosyltransferase/CDP-glycerol:glycerophosphate glycerophosphotransferase gives rise to the protein MKYNFKFSIIIAVYNAEKYLNEAIDSIIDQSFDFEKNTQLILVDDGSSDNSLEIALQYQKDFPDNILVLSKENGGQASARNLGLKYATGKYVNFLDSDDYLSNNTLEEVYNFFENHFDEIDILAIPMILFERVNKPHRLNYKFNENKIIDLIEDPNNPLLSSSSSFIKSDAIRDYKFDINLVNLEDALVINKILLDKKKYAILNTCKYYYRQRNLRNSTVDTINSKKEYFTDRLKSFYCNIIDYCLSKEGNIPKFIQYLMAYDLQWLLKLPNLDVLETEIEVQEFWDCLYYVLGFISTNVVYGNKNILNDVKPFFLYLLGEEKYISLDDDGSVLLNVGTHNVDKLSRHKIWLDIIDIKKDILNISGIFLTNFPNQNISIKVIKESEKHDKEYFCQYKKYNSFERKNRTFLGFDWIFPYNFDVKIPLVKNESSKLRFVVNYQDDEHLFSFESSLGLNYGVRLSDFSACISKKHYIVLFKYSKLFILPYKYSSMLRYEFSNIKKTIKDKPNFFLSSIFIRLAYYILYPLFSNKKIWIFSDRPDFADDNAKHLFKYAINQDDDVKKFFVLNKDSNSFNDMKNENKNVISFSSLKHRFLYLYAEKIISSYVNEDFINPFFNYNKDLFDGLITSQRVFFTAWSNQR
- a CDS encoding LbetaH domain-containing protein; translation: MELVKKLDDVKNLTNNKLIGAPDLINSEIQFHGRNNILVCEGTINLVNSNIVFQGNNSIIYLSYTKHDYKLMVFVRSDSTIFLGKNNEIGSKFNINIQEHQNLIIGDDCIIGNDVTIRTCDTRAIYDFNTKKRINFSESIFIGDHVWIDHFSYISRGVHVGSGAIVAVHSFLSPYCKVHSNNYVMGNPIKVFNDNVFFTKEFTGSYNVEDTMNFSSYKSDIFHYDFVLNETLAMDNIDKILKDLTVDERLDFLEKLFIKNKRKNRFYY
- a CDS encoding DUF6270 domain-containing protein — encoded protein: MVSEFTVFGSCTCRDIFNSTINKNYKDYFHINPSGIRVSYISLMHPPVDYTEESLIIHPETKKNINFSNWIKQDLDKSFLNELKKNKSEYLIIDTYYDVNFGIIEFENKNYITNNLHIDKTEFYKNLNYKKVMTIQSNKNEYLKLWKENCNLFFNFLEKYCPDTKIILNPTRHVTNLIRADGTISEMGIYKKISEKYNPYRDLLDSHIIENFNVDVLYFDENTLASENSIWGASSLHYNTSYFMDVTKQLNEFIKRNKILDNANEKRLNNLFKKQNRNLLTFKIQLNNNEKINKIVHKFKQNNTYKNLLKNNNEITNNITELKDILTSNEYAFLNSINNSKLSQIKQLKLK
- a CDS encoding ABC transporter permease gives rise to the protein MSLIKENEIFLFEEIVKKNFASKYKGSVLGILWSVLKPLLIMILLTIIFSTLFGGSIKNYPVYFLSAKCIFDFFTAGTNSAMNAIKGNKNILKRTAAPKHAFVLGSIIAEFINFLITLVILVAVMIVTKAPFNINTIPFTILPIISLLMMITGIGFILSILCVYYTDIQHLWSVVTLMAMYASAIFYPMDIIPEPYHQYMILNPIFWIIDQFRHMTLWQSMPSTLNLINSLVLSTIILVIGIIVYIVYEKKVAMRF